In Streptococcus oralis, a single window of DNA contains:
- a CDS encoding shikimate dehydrogenase codes for MKLDGYTRLAAVVANPIKHSISPFIHNRAFEATAINGAYVAWEIEAGDLAETVANIRRYQMFGINLSMPYKEQVIPYLDELSDEARLIGAVNTVVNQDGTLIGYNTDGKGFFKSLPSFTISDKKMTILGVGGAAKSILAQAILNGVSQISVFVRSVSMEKTRPYLDKLQEQTGFKVDLYALEDVSVLQARIADSHLLVNATSVGMDGQSSPVSESINLPETLLVADIIYQPFETPFLKWAKSQGNPAVNGLGMLLYQAAEAFQLWTGKEMPTDEIWQSLTEKYQ; via the coding sequence ATGAAGCTTGATGGCTATACACGTTTAGCTGCAGTTGTTGCCAATCCTATCAAACACTCTATTTCACCCTTTATCCACAATAGGGCCTTTGAGGCGACAGCTATTAATGGCGCCTATGTAGCTTGGGAGATTGAAGCGGGTGATTTGGCAGAAACAGTCGCCAATATTCGCCGTTACCAGATGTTTGGCATCAACCTGTCTATGCCTTACAAGGAGCAAGTGATTCCTTATCTGGATGAGTTGAGTGATGAGGCTCGTTTGATTGGGGCGGTCAACACAGTTGTTAATCAAGATGGAACGTTAATTGGATATAATACAGATGGCAAGGGATTTTTTAAGAGCTTGCCTTCTTTTACAATTTCGGATAAGAAAATGACCATTCTGGGGGTAGGTGGTGCGGCCAAGTCCATTTTGGCGCAGGCTATTTTGAATGGCGTCAGTCAGATTTCAGTCTTTGTTCGTTCAGTTTCCATGGAAAAAACAAGACCTTATCTAGACAAGTTGCAGGAGCAAACAGGATTTAAAGTGGACTTGTATGCTTTAGAAGATGTTTCTGTCTTGCAAGCAAGGATTGCCGATTCGCACTTACTAGTCAATGCCACCAGTGTGGGCATGGATGGCCAGTCGTCACCAGTTTCAGAAAGCATCAATTTGCCGGAAACTCTCTTGGTTGCAGATATCATTTACCAACCCTTTGAAACTCCATTTTTGAAATGGGCTAAAAGTCAGGGCAATCCAGCTGTCAATGGTCTGGGGATGTTGCTCTATCAAGCCGCCGAAGCTTTTCAATTGTGGACAGGTAAAGAAATGCCGACAGACGAGATTTGGCAGTCCTTAACAGAAAAATACCAATAA
- a CDS encoding prephenate dehydrogenase has protein sequence MAKTIYIAGLGLIGASMALGIKRDHPDYEILGYNRSQASRDIALERGIIDRATDDFASFAPLADVIILTLPIKQTIAFIQELATIDLKEGVIISDAGSTKSAIVSTAEKCFADKPVRFVGAHPMAGSHKTGAASADVNLFENAYYIFTPSSLTTPDTLEEMKDLLSGLHARFIEIDAEEHDRVTSQISHFPHILASSLMEQTALYAQEHEMARRFAAGGFRDMTRIAESEPGMWTSILLSNRETILERIEDFKERLDEVGQAISKGDEEQIWNFFNQAREQRQAMEIHKRGGVDSSYDLYVDVPDEEDVILRILELLRGTSLVNIHINEENREDVHGILQISFKNAQDLERAERLISENTDYTVVIK, from the coding sequence ATGGCAAAAACCATCTATATCGCTGGTCTCGGTTTGATTGGTGCCTCGATGGCGCTTGGTATCAAGCGCGATCATCCCGATTATGAAATTCTAGGTTACAATCGTAGTCAGGCTTCGAGAGACATTGCCTTGGAGCGGGGGATAATTGACCGTGCAACGGATGATTTTGCCAGTTTTGCTCCTCTAGCAGATGTCATCATTCTGACTTTGCCAATCAAGCAGACCATTGCATTTATCCAGGAGTTGGCAACTATAGACTTGAAAGAAGGCGTCATTATTTCAGATGCTGGTTCGACCAAGTCAGCTATCGTGTCTACAGCTGAGAAGTGTTTTGCAGATAAGCCTGTTCGCTTTGTTGGAGCTCATCCTATGGCAGGTAGTCATAAGACAGGAGCGGCCTCTGCAGATGTCAACCTCTTTGAAAATGCCTATTATATCTTCACGCCATCTAGTCTGACAACTCCGGATACGCTCGAAGAAATGAAAGACTTGCTGTCAGGTCTTCATGCTCGTTTCATTGAAATCGATGCTGAAGAGCATGACCGAGTGACTTCTCAGATTAGCCATTTTCCGCATATTCTGGCTTCCAGCCTCATGGAGCAGACAGCGCTCTATGCTCAAGAACATGAGATGGCAAGACGCTTTGCGGCGGGTGGTTTTCGAGATATGACTCGGATTGCGGAAAGCGAGCCAGGTATGTGGACTTCTATTCTCTTGTCCAATCGTGAGACTATTCTAGAGCGAATTGAGGATTTCAAGGAGCGTTTGGATGAGGTTGGACAAGCCATCAGCAAGGGAGATGAAGAGCAAATCTGGAACTTTTTCAATCAAGCACGTGAGCAACGGCAGGCAATGGAAATCCATAAGCGCGGCGGTGTGGATAGCTCTTACGATCTCTATGTCGACGTTCCCGATGAAGAAGATGTCATCTTGCGAATTTTGGAATTGCTACGTGGTACTTCCCTAGTCAATATCCACATCAATGAGGAAAACCGTGAGGATGTTCACGGGATTCTCCAAATTTCCTTTAAAAATGCTCAGGATCTGGAACGAGCTGAGCGCTTAATTTCAGAAAATACGGACTACACAGTCGTCATTAAATAA
- the aroB gene encoding 3-dehydroquinate synthase — translation MKIRIDIPNHPYDIQIEKGCLSQAGQWLRELWQPQKVVIVTDNHVASLYAEKVKLSLEDAGFQVAVFDFLEGEERKNLTTVQKVYEFLVKQGLTRSDGIVALGGGVVGDLAGFVASTYMRGIHFVQIPTSLTAQVDSSIGGKTGVNTPFAKNMVGTFAQPDGVLIDPLVLETLGKRELIEGMGEVIKYGLIEDVELWNLLMEMDGSVESILKHAETLIEHSCQVKRKMVVEDELDNGVRLYLNFGHTIGHAIEATAGYGKVMHGEAVAMGMVQISKVAEGKELMPEGITQSIKKMCQKFGLPVDYENWDVDKLYQALTHDKKARGNTLKLVLVPELGSATIHPVSLEEMKDYLVK, via the coding sequence ATGAAAATCAGAATCGATATTCCGAATCATCCCTATGATATTCAGATTGAAAAAGGTTGTCTATCGCAAGCAGGTCAATGGTTGCGAGAACTCTGGCAACCTCAAAAAGTGGTTATCGTAACCGACAACCATGTAGCTTCTCTCTATGCAGAGAAGGTTAAACTCAGCCTAGAAGATGCTGGTTTTCAGGTAGCTGTTTTTGACTTTTTAGAAGGCGAAGAACGAAAAAATTTAACCACTGTTCAGAAAGTCTATGAGTTTCTAGTTAAGCAGGGTTTGACTCGTAGCGATGGAATCGTGGCTCTCGGTGGTGGTGTCGTTGGAGATCTAGCTGGCTTTGTGGCCTCAACCTATATGCGGGGGATTCACTTTGTTCAGATTCCGACTAGTTTGACAGCCCAGGTAGATTCTTCTATCGGTGGTAAGACAGGCGTTAACACTCCATTTGCTAAAAATATGGTGGGAACTTTTGCCCAACCAGATGGGGTTCTGATTGATCCGCTTGTCCTAGAAACGCTTGGAAAAAGAGAGCTGATTGAGGGGATGGGCGAGGTCATCAAGTATGGCTTGATTGAGGATGTAGAACTCTGGAATCTCCTGATGGAAATGGACGGTTCTGTAGAGAGCATTCTGAAACATGCAGAGACTTTGATTGAACATTCTTGTCAGGTGAAGCGCAAGATGGTAGTTGAGGATGAGTTAGACAACGGTGTCCGTCTTTACCTCAATTTTGGGCACACTATTGGCCATGCTATTGAAGCGACTGCCGGTTATGGCAAGGTCATGCATGGTGAAGCTGTGGCCATGGGTATGGTACAGATTTCCAAGGTTGCTGAGGGAAAAGAACTCATGCCAGAAGGAATAACCCAGTCCATCAAAAAGATGTGTCAGAAATTTGGACTACCTGTTGACTATGAAAACTGGGATGTTGACAAGCTTTATCAGGCTTTGACTCATGACAAGAAAGCGCGTGGCAACACCTTGAAACTGGTCTTGGTACCAGAGCTTGGTTCAGCGACCATTCACCCTGTTTCCCTAGAAGAGATGAAAGACTACTTGGTAAAATAA
- the aroC gene encoding chorismate synthase, which yields MRYLTAGESHGPRLTAIIEGIPAGLPLTAEDINEDLKRRQGGYGRGGRMKIESDQVVFTSGVRHGKTTGAPITMDVVNKDHQKWLDIMSAEDIEERLKSKRKITHPRPGHADLVGGIKYRFDDLRNSLERSSARETTMRVAVGAVAKRLLAELDIEIANHVVVFGGKEIDVPEDLTVAEIKERAAQSEVSIVNQEREQEIKDYIDQIKRDGDTIGGVVETVVGGVPVGLGSYVQWDRKLDARLAQAVVSINAFKGVEFGLGFEAGNRKGSQVMDEILWSKEDGYTRRTNNLGGFEGGMTNGQPIVVRGVMKPIPTLYKPLMSVDIETHEPYKATVERSDPTALPAAGVVMEAVVATVLAQEILEKFSSDNLEELKEAVAKHREYTKNY from the coding sequence ATGAGATATTTAACTGCGGGAGAATCACACGGCCCCCGTCTGACTGCTATCATTGAAGGAATTCCTGCTGGACTTCCTTTGACTGCGGAGGACATCAATGAGGATTTGAAACGTCGTCAGGGTGGCTACGGACGTGGTGGTCGTATGAAGATTGAGAGTGACCAGGTTGTCTTTACTTCTGGCGTTCGCCACGGGAAGACGACAGGGGCTCCCATTACCATGGATGTCGTCAATAAAGACCACCAAAAATGGCTGGATATCATGTCTGCAGAAGACATAGAAGAACGCCTTAAAAGCAAACGAAAAATTACCCATCCTCGTCCAGGTCATGCCGACTTGGTAGGGGGCATCAAGTACCGTTTTGACGATTTGCGTAATTCCTTGGAACGGTCATCTGCTCGTGAAACCACCATGCGAGTGGCAGTTGGAGCAGTAGCCAAACGCCTCTTGGCTGAGCTTGATATAGAAATCGCCAACCATGTTGTTGTCTTTGGCGGCAAGGAAATCGATGTTCCTGAAGATCTAACAGTCGCTGAGATTAAGGAACGAGCTGCCCAGTCTGAAGTTTCTATTGTCAACCAAGAACGAGAACAAGAAATCAAGGATTATATTGACCAAATCAAACGTGACGGTGATACCATCGGTGGTGTTGTGGAGACAGTCGTCGGAGGTGTTCCAGTTGGCCTTGGATCTTATGTTCAATGGGACAGAAAATTGGATGCGCGATTGGCCCAAGCAGTTGTTTCTATCAACGCTTTTAAAGGGGTGGAATTTGGTCTTGGATTTGAAGCTGGTAACCGAAAAGGCAGCCAAGTTATGGATGAAATTCTCTGGTCTAAAGAAGACGGATATACTCGTCGTACCAATAATCTGGGTGGATTCGAAGGTGGTATGACCAATGGGCAACCCATCGTTGTTCGAGGTGTCATGAAACCCATTCCCACTCTCTATAAACCATTGATGAGTGTGGACATCGAGACTCACGAACCTTACAAGGCAACCGTGGAGAGAAGTGATCCGACGGCTCTTCCAGCAGCAGGTGTTGTCATGGAGGCTGTTGTGGCAACAGTTCTGGCGCAGGAAATTCTTGAAAAATTCTCATCGGACAACCTAGAGGAATTAAAAGAAGCGGTAGCCAAACACCGTGAGTATACAAAGAACTATTAA
- the aroD gene encoding type I 3-dehydroquinate dehydratase, whose product MKLIVSVMPRSLEEAQELDATRYEDADIIEWRADFLAKDAILQVAPAIFEKFAGRELVFTLRTRAEGGEIELSSEEYVQIIKEVTQLYQPDYVDFEYFSYKDVFEEMLDFPNLVLSYHNFQETPENMMEILSELTSLSPKVVKVSVMAHTEQDVLDLMNYTRGFKTLNPEQEYVTISMGKMGKVSRITSDVTGSSWSFASLDEASAPGQISLSNMKKIREILDEA is encoded by the coding sequence ATGAAATTAATCGTTTCAGTGATGCCAAGAAGTTTAGAAGAAGCGCAAGAACTGGATGCAACTAGGTATGAAGATGCCGATATCATTGAGTGGCGTGCGGACTTTCTTGCAAAGGACGCTATTTTACAGGTAGCACCCGCTATCTTTGAGAAATTTGCAGGACGCGAACTTGTCTTTACCCTTCGGACCCGCGCTGAGGGAGGAGAAATCGAACTTTCCTCAGAAGAGTATGTTCAAATCATCAAGGAAGTTACTCAGCTTTATCAGCCGGATTATGTAGATTTTGAGTATTTCAGCTACAAGGACGTTTTTGAGGAAATGTTGGATTTTCCAAATCTTGTTTTGAGTTACCATAATTTCCAGGAGACACCTGAAAATATGATGGAAATCCTGTCTGAGTTGACCAGTCTCTCTCCAAAAGTGGTCAAGGTATCAGTTATGGCCCATACGGAGCAGGATGTTTTAGACCTGATGAATTACACTCGAGGATTTAAAACACTCAATCCTGAACAAGAGTACGTGACCATTTCCATGGGGAAAATGGGCAAGGTATCCCGTATCACTTCAGATGTGACGGGTTCAAGTTGGTCATTTGCTAGTCTGGATGAAGCGAGTGCCCCAGGTCAGATTTCGCTATCAAACATGAAGAAAATCAGGGAGATTTTGGATGAAGCTTGA
- a CDS encoding YlbF/YmcA family competence regulator yields the protein MSNIYDSANELSRGLRELPEYKAVKAAKDAIQADEQASKIFADYLAFQQEIQVMAQTGQMPDTSFQEKMQSFSKQIQENALLSDFFAKQQQLSIYLSDIEKIIFEPVSDLLK from the coding sequence ATGTCAAATATTTACGATAGTGCAAATGAACTTAGCCGCGGGTTACGTGAATTACCAGAATACAAGGCGGTCAAGGCAGCCAAAGATGCTATCCAAGCTGATGAACAAGCTAGCAAGATTTTTGCAGACTACCTTGCTTTCCAGCAAGAAATCCAAGTCATGGCGCAAACTGGACAAATGCCAGATACTTCTTTCCAAGAAAAGATGCAGTCTTTCAGCAAGCAAATCCAAGAAAACGCTCTATTATCTGATTTCTTTGCTAAACAGCAACAGTTATCTATTTACTTATCTGATATCGAAAAGATTATCTTTGAACCTGTTTCAGATTTGTTAAAATAA
- the aroA gene encoding 3-phosphoshikimate 1-carboxyvinyltransferase has product MKLKTNIRHLHGSIRVPGDKSISHRSIIFGSLAEGETKVYDILRGEDVLSTMQVFRDLGVEIEDKDGVITIQGVGMDGLKAPQHALDMGNSGTSIRLISGVLAGADFEVEMFGDDSLSKRPMDRVTLPLKKMGVSISGKTERDLPPLHLKGTKNLKPIHYELPIASAQVKSALIFAALQAQGESVIIEKECTRNHTEDMLQQFGGQLSVDGKKITVQGPQKLTGQKVVVPGDISSAAFWLVAGLIVPDSRVVLQNVGINETRTGIIDVIRAMGGKLEITEIDPVAKSATLTVESSDLKGTEIGGALIPRLIDELPIIALLATQAQGVTVIKDAEELKVKETDRIQVVADALNSMGADITPTADGMIIKGKSSLHGARVNTFGDHRIGMMTAIAALLVVDGDVELDRAEAINTSYPSFFDDLESLIHG; this is encoded by the coding sequence ATGAAACTAAAAACAAACATTCGTCACTTACATGGCAGTATCCGAGTTCCAGGTGATAAGTCCATCAGCCATCGTTCGATTATCTTTGGAAGTTTGGCTGAAGGTGAGACTAAGGTTTATGATATTTTGCGTGGCGAGGATGTACTTTCAACCATGCAGGTTTTTCGTGACCTTGGTGTTGAAATTGAGGACAAAGATGGAGTCATTACCATTCAAGGTGTGGGGATGGATGGCCTTAAAGCTCCTCAACATGCTTTGGATATGGGGAATTCTGGAACATCGATTCGTCTGATTTCAGGTGTACTTGCTGGGGCAGATTTTGAAGTAGAGATGTTTGGAGACGACAGTCTATCCAAACGTCCTATGGATCGTGTGACCCTTCCCTTGAAAAAAATGGGAGTCAGCATTTCTGGTAAAACAGAGCGAGACCTGCCCCCTCTGCACTTGAAAGGTACTAAAAACCTAAAACCGATTCACTATGAGTTGCCAATCGCCTCTGCCCAAGTCAAGTCTGCCTTGATATTTGCAGCCTTGCAGGCTCAGGGGGAGTCCGTTATTATCGAGAAAGAATGTACTCGCAACCACACCGAAGATATGCTACAGCAATTTGGTGGTCAATTAAGTGTGGACGGAAAGAAAATCACAGTCCAAGGGCCGCAAAAACTGACTGGACAAAAGGTAGTTGTCCCAGGAGATATCTCTAGTGCAGCCTTTTGGCTAGTCGCAGGTTTGATTGTGCCAGATTCTCGTGTAGTACTGCAGAATGTGGGCATCAACGAAACGCGTACTGGTATTATTGATGTCATTCGAGCCATGGGTGGAAAACTAGAAATAACTGAAATCGATCCAGTCGCTAAATCAGCAACCCTGACTGTCGAATCTTCAGACCTAAAAGGAACAGAGATTGGTGGAGCCTTGATTCCCCGCTTGATTGATGAATTGCCCATTATTGCTCTTCTCGCGACACAAGCACAAGGTGTAACGGTCATTAAGGATGCTGAGGAACTCAAGGTCAAGGAAACCGACCGCATTCAGGTGGTGGCAGATGCTTTAAATAGCATGGGAGCGGATATCACTCCTACAGCAGATGGGATGATTATCAAAGGGAAATCCTCCCTTCATGGTGCTAGAGTCAATACCTTTGGTGACCACCGTATCGGAATGATGACGGCTATCGCGGCCCTCTTGGTTGTTGATGGAGATGTGGAACTTGACCGTGCAGAAGCCATCAATACTAGTTATCCTAGCTTCTTTGATGATTTGGAGAGCTTGATTCATGGCTAA
- a CDS encoding class I SAM-dependent rRNA methyltransferase: MNRIRVSRRVEKKLAKGLVLLEASDLTDIELTDQAVEVLSQDGKFLGSAYLSQQNKGIGWFISKEKVRFNQAFFEILFRKAKEARKPYYQDDLTTAFRLFNQEGDGFGGLTVDLYGDYAVFSWYNSFIYQIRELIVKAFKEVFPEVLGAYEKIRFKGLDYESAHVYGEKAPDYFTVLENGVLYQVFMNDGLMTGIFLDQHEVRGSLVDGLAMGKSLLNMFSYTAAFSVAAAMGGASETTSVDLAKRSIELSEAHFQANGLSTDNHRFIVMDVFEYFKYAKRKGLTYDVIVLDPPSFARNKKQTFSVAKDYHKLISQSLEILNLGGIIIASTNAANVSRQKFTEQIDKGFAGRRYQILNQYGLPADFAHNKKDESSNYLKVISMKVSR, from the coding sequence ATGAATAGAATTAGGGTCAGCAGACGTGTTGAAAAAAAGCTAGCTAAGGGTCTAGTTCTTTTGGAAGCAAGTGATTTAACAGATATTGAACTGACGGATCAGGCAGTAGAAGTTCTTAGTCAAGACGGGAAGTTTTTAGGGAGTGCCTATCTTTCTCAGCAGAACAAGGGAATCGGTTGGTTCATCAGCAAGGAAAAGGTTCGTTTCAATCAAGCCTTTTTTGAAATTCTGTTTCGTAAGGCCAAGGAAGCTAGAAAGCCTTATTATCAGGATGATTTGACCACTGCTTTTCGCCTTTTTAACCAAGAGGGAGATGGTTTTGGGGGTCTGACTGTTGATCTCTACGGAGATTATGCTGTCTTTTCTTGGTACAACTCCTTTATTTACCAGATTCGTGAGCTGATCGTAAAGGCTTTTAAGGAAGTTTTTCCTGAGGTTTTGGGTGCATATGAAAAGATTCGTTTTAAAGGTCTAGATTACGAGTCTGCTCATGTTTATGGTGAGAAAGCGCCAGACTACTTTACTGTTCTTGAGAATGGCGTGCTCTATCAAGTCTTTATGAATGATGGCTTGATGACAGGGATTTTCCTAGACCAGCATGAGGTTCGTGGGAGTCTGGTTGACGGTCTAGCCATGGGCAAATCTTTGCTCAATATGTTTTCCTATACGGCTGCCTTTTCAGTTGCTGCAGCTATGGGAGGCGCTAGTGAGACGACTTCTGTCGACTTGGCAAAACGATCGATAGAGCTGTCAGAAGCTCATTTTCAGGCAAATGGACTTAGCACAGACAATCACCGTTTTATCGTCATGGATGTTTTTGAGTACTTCAAGTATGCCAAGCGAAAAGGCTTGACCTATGATGTGATTGTGCTTGATCCGCCGAGCTTTGCCCGCAATAAAAAACAAACATTCTCTGTAGCTAAGGACTATCACAAGTTGATTTCCCAGAGTCTAGAGATTTTAAATCTGGGAGGCATTATCATTGCCAGTACCAATGCTGCCAATGTTTCCCGCCAGAAATTTACAGAACAAATTGATAAAGGTTTTGCAGGAAGAAGGTATCAGATCTTGAACCAATATGGTCTTCCAGCTGACTTTGCCCATAATAAAAAAGATGAAAGCAGTAATTACCTCAAGGTGATTAGTATGAAGGTTAGTAGATGA